A region of the Myxococcus stipitatus DSM 14675 genome:
TCCACGCCGAGTCGAAGGCTCCTCGCTCGGACAACCACGGGTCCATGACGACGACGCTCGACGCCGTCTCCACGGCGAAGCCCGCATGGCCCAGGAAAGTGATTCGCATGTCCCCCGCCCTTCGCCCGAAGCAGGCGAGCGCCACGCCGCGCCCGCCCCCACCCATGCCGCGCGCTCTCACACCGGCGCGAACTAGGCTGGCCCGCGCCCGAGGCCCCGGCTACCTGCCTCCCAGTCGGGAGCCCGCGTCCGCGCGATGACACGACGGACGCTGAACGCACGAAGGGCGCGGAAGGTCATCGCCTCCCGCGCCCTCGAGGTGTGGCTACGGCTGGATTTCGCGGACCGACAGCCACTTGAAGTCGACGTCCTCCGCGTTGTCCCAGCGGAAGGTGGCGATGGGCCCGCCCCACGTGATGGGCATGGGGCCCGTGGCGCCGCCGCAGTGCTGGGCATCACCGCCCCAGTCCCCCGCATCCACCATGTCGTGGACCTTCTTCCACGTCACCTTGTCGGCGTTCTCGTTGACGTACAGCTCCAGGCGCACGGCGTCCTTGCCATTGACGGAGGTGTTGCGCATCACCGCCTTGAAGCCCACCCAGCGGCCTCGCAGCGCGGACGTAGCCGGCTTGTAGGGCGCCTGCTCGTACGAGACATGCCACGTCTCCTTCTGCCACCGGGCGCGGCCGTCGTAGTGCAGGCCGCCCTTGTAGCTGCTGCCCTCGCAGCCGGAGCTCTTGTCGTTGTGCTTGCCGCCGCGCGCATACCAGTCGAAGTTGTCCGACGTGTCCGACGAGGCGTTGAGCTTCACGAAGCCCGTCATCTCCACGTTGCGCCAGTCGTTGGGCGCCTGCATGTAGCCGCGGCTGGCCAGCACGTCCCGGTCATACGTGGGAATCTTCGCGGCCGAGTAGCCCGTGGACGTGGTGACACCCATGCGCACCTTGTTGCTCTTCATCTTCCAGGAGCCATCCGCGTTGCGGGTGACGGTGCCCTGAGGGTCGAACCGAGGGTCCGCGTTGGGGTTGTCCGCCAGGCTCCAGGCCTCGCCCCCGGACAAGGACGGGTAGAGCATCTTCACGCCGAACGCGTCGGTGCCCGCGGGCTCCGGTGTCGGGTCGGGATTCGGCGTCGGGTCGGGATTCGGGGTCGGCTCCGGGACAAGCGGGGGCACGGGCGTCGGATCCGGCGTCGGCGTGGGAGTCGGGTCGGTGGATGGCTGGTGCGGCTGCTCGCCGGGGGACGGAAGGTCACCCGGCGAGGTCACTCCATTGGAGCCCGAGTCGGCACTGCAGCCCGTGGCGGACAACGCGAGCAAGGCCCCGCACAACGAGGCAAGAAGTCGATTCCGGATCAAGCGGCGGTCCTTCTTCGAGGGGCCGAGAGAGAGACAGGAACCGCTGGCGCCGATCGCCCTGCGAGTCCTCGCCGCGCCCACCTCGCCTGAGGCCAGGATTGCCTCGGTGCGGGGACGCCTGGTTGGTCTCAACGGCCCGGTGTTGTTGATTTTCCAACCGGACGGCACCCAACCCACCGTCCCTCACGGCCCTTCCCCAGCCCTCCGCGCCCGCCTGGTGTCCCCCCGACCAGCCCCGAATCCGGGTCCATCCTTCGGTTTTTTCGATGGAGCGCGACCGGAATCCCTATTTGTCGAAGAGAACGGCGGCTCTTATCTGAGTCCCACCTATGGAACCCATACATACCGTCGGAAGTCCTGTCCTCTGGGGCGGCTTCGTCGCTTTCGTCATCGCCATGCTCGCGCTGGACCTGGGGGTCTTCCACCGGAAGGCCCACGTCGTGGGCTTCAAGGAGGCGCTTGGCTGGAGCACGGTGTGGATCAGCCTGGCCTTCGTCTTCAACGGGTTCATGTGGTGGAAGTTCGGGAGCGGACCGGCGGTGGAGTTCCTCACCGGCTACCTCATCGAGAAGTCGCTCTCCATCGACAACGTCTTCGTCTTCGTCGTCATCTTCTCGGCGCTGCGAATCCCCCAGCTCTACCAGCACCGGGTGCTCTTCTGGGGCATCCTCAGCGCGCTCGTCCTGCGGGCCATCATGATCTTCGCGGGCGTGGCGATGCTGGAGCGCTTCCACTGGCTCATCTACGTCTTCGGCCTGTTCCTCATCATCACGGGCGTGAAGCTCTTCATCCAGCGCAACAAGGAGGACCACCCCGAGGAAGGCTGGATGATGCGCACGGCCCGCCGGGTCATCCCCTCCACCACGAACTTCGACGGGCACCACTTCTTCACCGTGGAGAACGGCCGCAAGCTGGCCACGCCGCTGTTGATGGCGCTGGTGCTGGTGGAGGCGTCGGACATCCTGTTCGCGCTCGACTCCATCCCGGCCATCTTCGCCGTGACGCGTGATCCGTTCATCGTCTTCACGTCCAACATCTTCGCCATCCTGGGCCTGCGCTCACTGTTCTTCCTGCTGGCCGGGGCGGTGGAGAAGTTCAGCTACCTGAAGGTGGGCCTGTCGGGCGTGCTCATCTTCGTGGGCACGAAGATGGCCATCATCGACATCGTGAAGATCCACCCGATGGTGTCGCTGGTCGTCATCGCCACCATGCTGGGCGCGAGCATCGTCGCCTCGCTCATCAAGGCGCGGAACCTGCCCGCGCACCCGCCGGCGGATCCACTGGCCAAGCCGTCGGAGAGCTGACGCCGTCCCACCGAGGCGCGCCTGGCAGTCGAGCCGGGCGCGCCCCTTCCTCGAGCAGACCGAAGCGCGCGGGGCGCCGAGAAGCCGTGAGCCGAAAAGCGAAGAGGCCGTGAACCCTTGGGTTTCCCCTTGGATTCACGGCCTCTTCTTGTTGGGCGCAGCAGGGTTTGAACCTGCGACCCCTGCCGTGTGAAGGCAGTGCTCTACCGCTGAGCTATACGCCCCTGCTCTGTGTGCCGCGCCGTCCGTGTGCGACCGGCGGCGGCGACGGGGAGCTAGATGCCATCTGCTCCCTCAGGTGTCAACGCAATTTCTACGGGAGGTCAT
Encoded here:
- a CDS encoding TerC family protein, translating into MEPIHTVGSPVLWGGFVAFVIAMLALDLGVFHRKAHVVGFKEALGWSTVWISLAFVFNGFMWWKFGSGPAVEFLTGYLIEKSLSIDNVFVFVVIFSALRIPQLYQHRVLFWGILSALVLRAIMIFAGVAMLERFHWLIYVFGLFLIITGVKLFIQRNKEDHPEEGWMMRTARRVIPSTTNFDGHHFFTVENGRKLATPLLMALVLVEASDILFALDSIPAIFAVTRDPFIVFTSNIFAILGLRSLFFLLAGAVEKFSYLKVGLSGVLIFVGTKMAIIDIVKIHPMVSLVVIATMLGASIVASLIKARNLPAHPPADPLAKPSES